CCTAGGGCTGCAAATGAGTCGATACGTTCGCTAACAACTCGTGAACAAACTCGGTCAAAGCTCGTTTATTAATTAATGAACGAGTTTGAACAAAACTTCTAGCCTCGGGCCGGTTCAAGCATATCCGTAGAGAATAAAATGTACAGAAAGAGAGATGGCACAAAGGAGATGAAACTGTGCAATATACACACTCAGTCACTCACTAATGGATGATAAAAGTCTTCTAAGATCATAGAATGTCATGTCCTTACACTTGTATCCAATTTTCAAATAGCCTTTGTGTGTCTGAAATTGTGCGCCTTGGCGTGTTTGAGTTTCATGGGTTCTGATTGAACTTTTTACCACATCCGTTCGATGATCAAATACTTGTGCTATGCCAAAAGTAGAACCAGGGTGTGTTATTATATCTTCTCTCCATAAACAGTTGCCTGATCAGTAATCAGTAATCACCGTTTAGGCTTTTAAAGTCTATAAGGATATGACTgttgtatttatgttatatgtaCTCTCGAAATGAGGCTGGAATCATGCAGGATTTGTAACGAACAATATGCAATACACGGAGTAACTTGGTTTCATCTTTGCTTTATTTTGTTCTCCTTTATGTGTTTTTCTGTCCTTGCATCAAAATTCTGATGCAAGTGCCATTGTATCTGAACATTGACACTCTTTCAATATTTCATGAATAGAAGAGCAAAACATACACAATCTAGTTATATACCGGCAAAATAATGGCTAGCTTCTTTGTATCTTTAATATCAATCGTGCATCAGTATCTCTTATTTATTATTGGCGCTACAGACTGTTTTTATATTTCTTCACTGATTACGAAGGTCATAGTTTAGTGTAGTTTCCTTGCTGATTTAGTCCCAACTCCTTCGAACAGTATGATACTTGTTGTAATATTTTTAAGATGTTCATTGTAGTTTCCTTGCTGGGTTTTTTTTTGACTAAAACATCCCTCGTAGTTCTACTTCTATCTATCATCAATAACTTCCAGAGTTGCTGGAGAAATGCAGTCATTGTTTTTTTCTTCTGAACAAGAAACCTCTTCAAGATTGTTTATTCGCCGTATTGTCTTTAAAGATTCAGTAGGAATGTTCTTCCAAGAGTGATCAACTTATAAAAGAATGTTATGCCAAATGATAAATTTCAGTTCAAGTTTTTacagcatcatcatcatcaaagaTATTCTTTCCAAGTGTGATGAAATTGAGTTGCTAACGAATTACTCTCATATTCTGATTCTTAACTTTTTTCATTCAGGGCGTCATCTTGATGATACATGGATAGCGTGTCTTGGTTACGATCTGAAAACCATATTAAAATGGCAGAAAGTGACTTCAGGTTTTCCTAGTGGACGTTTTGGGCATACTTGTGTCGTAAGTGGTGAATATTTCATACTATTTGGAGGCATCAATGATCATGGTGTCCGTCTAAACGATACCTGGGTTGGAAATATTGTTCATAGTGAGACAATTGGTATTACATTGTTTTGGAGGCTACTTGATGTGGGCTCCACGGCACCTCTACCACCACCACGTGGGGCCCACGCCGGCTGCTGCATGGAGAACCGGAGAATGCTTATTCACGGAGGGATTGGACCAGATGGTGTTAGATTAGGAGATTTGTGGATCTTGGAAATGTCAGAGAATTTCAGTCATGGAACTTGGCATGAGATTCTTACCAACTTATCACCACCACCGCGTTCTGGACATACTTTGACTTGTATCAACCATACACAAACGCTGCTATTTGGGGGAAGAGGATTGGGTTACGATGTTTTAGATGATGTCTGGATTTTCGATGCCAGCTCAGAGGGTAATCCACATTGGGTACTCGTTCAATTTGACTTATCGAGCACACCTTGGGGAAGTAACCTTCCACGAGTTGGTCATTCAGCTACACTCATCCTAGGAGGGAAACTTCTTATGTATGGAGGTGAAAACTCTCAAAGGTGTAGAAAAAATGACTTTTGGTTGTTTGATGTGAATGCCGTAAAAAAGCAGCCTTTTTCTTCTAGAATGTGGAGAAAACTAAAATCCCGTGGCTATAAACCCAAGGCTCGGTCCTTTCACGCAGCATGCTCTGACGATTCAGGCCGTCTGGTGTACGTGTTTGGTGGAATGGTGGATGGATTACTTCCACC
This sequence is a window from Spinacia oleracea cultivar Varoflay chromosome 1, BTI_SOV_V1, whole genome shotgun sequence. Protein-coding genes within it:
- the LOC110785572 gene encoding F-box/kelch-repeat protein At1g51550, which translates into the protein MSYDDGSTSSYTTTGEPNKKPINNSSSFSSNQTNNFPPFPLLFMGESSNNHHNFDNSPISNLVQDHFFSILLLLPINSILSFAQTCKKFNSLASSDALWEPICRRDWGPTCVDSLKSSCFVANYGEVNYMPWMKVYKQVAQLGSVSCLKLSDPVVHTLVPCPRASHSLNFVSNCLVLFGGGCEGGRHLDDTWIACLGYDLKTILKWQKVTSGFPSGRFGHTCVVSGEYFILFGGINDHGVRLNDTWVGNIVHSETIGITLFWRLLDVGSTAPLPPPRGAHAGCCMENRRMLIHGGIGPDGVRLGDLWILEMSENFSHGTWHEILTNLSPPPRSGHTLTCINHTQTLLFGGRGLGYDVLDDVWIFDASSEGNPHWVLVQFDLSSTPWGSNLPRVGHSATLILGGKLLMYGGENSQRCRKNDFWLFDVNAVKKQPFSSRMWRKLKSRGYKPKARSFHAACSDDSGRLVYVFGGMVDGLLPPAEQSGLGFDGDVFAVELCLSG